The Kordia sp. SMS9 DNA window TTGTTGTTGGAGGTTACATCTGTAACTTGTATTAAATTTGCTCCATTTCTTACATGAAACGTTCCTCCAGCTTCAACATTGATCCAGTCTGTAACTGTGATTGAAGAACCTGTTGCCATTTCCAAATAAGCTCCATTTTTTACAGTGATATTTTTGGCGAGTCCAATTCCTGAAGCTCTCGTATCTACAGTAAGACCATTATCTTTGATGATCACACAATCGTCAGATGTTGGCACTACATTTTGCGCCCAGTTGGCAGCATTTCCCCATGCATCAACTGTACTATCAAATATTCGGGTTTTATTCGTCACATTAAAGTTTGAACTTACAGCACCACAACCATTCGCTAGATTCGCGTCAATGGTGAATGAGTAATCTGCTTCTTCAAGCTGTGCTAAGGTTGGCATTGCATACACAGTTTCATAACTTCCAGAAACATAAGGTGTATCTCCGATGTTATCATTGTCTGTATCAATGTATAGATCAATGATGCCAGAAGGAGTAGTTGTCCAATCTACCGCAGTGACATCTTTATCGCCAAATAGTTGTATGTTGTCTACAGCCATTCCATCAACCCAAATACCAAAAAATCGAATACGAATACTTACCGTTGGTTCATTGATATATGCTGATAAATCATACGATAGATTGTCAAATCTGGTTCCTATTCCTACATCGGCAACAATATCGGCAGTTACTGCTGTCCAATTGGTTCCGTCGGTAGATACTTCTACGGTAAAGTAATCGTTTGTTGCTCCGTTTCCATCTTCTAGATAATGTGAGTAGTAACAATCGAAACTTAACGAAAGATTGACAAAATTGGTGGTATCATACGAAGTAGTAGATTGCAGTGCATTGTGTGTTGTATAGGAAGTACCCGAGCCGTCAGCTCCTACATCGGAATTACAAATTACGAATTGGTCACTTCCAAATCCTGAAGAAATTGCTGGAAACCACACTTGTTCCGCTGGAACAAACGTACTGGTTTGGGCTTGCCAAGCTGTTTTAGCATTTATGGTGGCGCCATTGTCCACAATAAAAACATTTGTAAAATCTCCCAAAGTACCAGATTCAAAGTCTTCATCAATTAAGAACACATCTTCCACGTCACCAGAAACCGAAATTTCGAGCATGTCATTTTCACCACAAACTACCCTGTTATTGATATCCGGTGTAATATTTACGGTTGGTACTGGATTGAATTTAGCAACAATTGGCTCGCGCACCCACGATTCACAAGTTCCGTTGTATGCGGTTACATAATACGTTGTGGTCGTTGAAATAGAAGGTGTTGTCCAGTTTCCGTTGTTTGTTTCTGCTAACATCGTTCCACCAGTTTCTGCATCGTACCATCTAAATCGTTTAAAACCACTAAAAGATGCGGTTACTGATAAATCTACCGTTCCTGTTCCACAAGTTTCCCCTTCTGTAATCGTATCAATGAGCGCATCACAGAACGGCTCAACCGTAAAGAGATAATCTTCTGCTTCTCCAAACTGATCAATTGTAAATCCTGTATTGACAAAGTTTTCACATGGGTTAAAATCATACGAATTGTTATAATTTCCTATTGAGTAATCATATCCTGTATAGTTTCGTATCCGTATTTTGTAATCGCCAGCAGCAGTTCCTAACGGAATTACAAAACCAAACGTAGTTGTGGTTGTTGAAATGAAGTTGGAATTGTATACTTCTTCCGTGGCTTCATCAAATATATCGTCTTGATTCCAATCGACCCAAGCTTTCCATGTACATCTAAATGGTGCTTCTACAAATACATTAATTCCTTCACCTTCTACTTGTCTTGCTAATGTTGACAAGCCTGTATGATCTTGGTATCCTGTACTGAAACCTGAAGCAGTATTGGTAACATCTTCAAGTGTTCCTAAAAAAGATACTTCTTCAATGTACATGCGACTTGGCGTATCTGTCGTTGGTTGACAGTTGATTAGTGAAGGTGTCGTTATACAAATATCAAATGTTCCATCACCAAATCCGCCATAGCTGTATACGCGGACATAATACGTATTTCCAATGGTTAATCCAGTTGCACTTATTCTCTCCGTGCTACTACCAGTTGAAGCATCTGCACAATCAATATTGGTACCATTACACGCACCTGATCGTAAATCAATAACTGCATCTGAAAGTGTCCCTGGAGTTACCGTAATATCGAGATCTGTGGCAGTTGCCACAAAACTAAACCATACATCATCATCTGCATTTCCTGAAAAGCCATTACAGCTAATTGCTCCAATACTTTGTGTTGCATATAAAGTCGTAGCTGTGGTACTTGTAGTACATGTAGGTCCATTTACGGTAAGTGGTATAGCATTTGCGCAATTATCATTTGTTGGTGCAGAAGCTCCGTTGGAAAGTAAAGTGACTACGATATCTCCATTTAACGCATTGGTAGTTGCAAAGTTGTATCTATTTAAGTGGATTCTGTAATCCCCTGTAGTTGCTGGCACAAAATCTATAGAAGCTGCTGTTCCATTACAAGCGGGACCGTTATCGTCATTGAATGCTACGAAATTCCCCGCAGCATCTCTGATGGTCATTTGCGTATCAAAACCAGAACCACAGTTAGAAATTCTGTAAGTTGCTCCAGCAATCATATTGGTGACTCTGAAGTTTCGTCTTCCTCCTTGGGTTGATGGTGGCGTACATGTAATACTACTTCCAATTACTGTTGGCGCAGCTGTGGTACATGCATTTGAACTTATTCCAGGACACTGTGCTTGTAAATTCACAGAAATTAAGCAAAATAGAATAAGAGTCAATGGTAGTTTTCCTCTCATAGACTTTAGATTTAGGGGTTTGTTAATCTGGGCTATTAATCTTTGTGAAGTTATAAAATATATCTTTTCATTGATCTACCCTTTAGTACATTTCAACGGGTTTTTATGACGTTTCGCCGAAACCAAAGTCGTATCAAGTCCAAAAACACGCTTTCGCTATGTCCTTATTTTTAAGGTGTTTACGGTTTTTCCCACACTAAAAACACAGTCTTGAGAAGATTTTGTTAAAAGCGGATAAAAAAAGTATTCATTTTTATATAATTCACTGAAAATAAAATTATTACCAACTATTTACAGGTATATTTTAACGTTTGTTTTTGACAAAAAAATAAGCGAACCGAAGTTCGCTTATTTTTCATATATGTGATAGCTATATATTATACCAATTCTACTGTAAAATTAGCATTATGCACAATCTCTACAGGTTGGAGTTTCTGTTTGTGTGATACAATCAATAAATATACTATTACATTCTTCTTTGGTCACGGGTATACAATTATCCGTTTGATAACATTCTACAGTTACCAAACAAGTAGTAGGAGCAAAAAGTGATAGTGGACATTGCACTGAAATAGGTGCGTTTCCTCCAAAACTTTGAGATGTTTTTAGGTTAGAAATCGTTTTTCTGTTTAATGCTAAATTTTTAAGATTCTTTTTTTTCATGAGTTTTCTCTTTAATAAATTAATACTATCCTCAAATTAGTAATATTTTATGATCATGAATTACGGGAATACCGTACTTAACATTTTGAGTGCTTTGCTCTTGCTCTTTTGTGAATTTGTTTTTTGTTTGTTTGCCTGCGCTAAGCTTGTCGAAGTGTTGATTATTCAAAATATAATTCAGCAACAAAACATCAATTTAAGTGTTTTGTAATCTATGATGCGTCGTTAAGGTTTTAGGAAAAATTCGTGGCAATCTGCTTGTTTCAAATACAGATTTTAGTCCACTACTAACAGATTGTTCCTCAAAGACGTATCACAGAATCTAAAAACTACGCAAAACGCTTCAACGTCTCCTTCGTAAAGTCAGAAAGTACTAAACGCCCAGAGATTGCCGCGCGTTCTGCTAGTAAGGTATCCCAGTCTTCAGTGCCTTTCCAAAATGCTTTTTTCATTTCCGCCATCGCTTCTGGATTGTAGGTACATAAATGATTGGCAAAAGCGGTTACAGCCTCATCGAGTTCTTCGTTAGAGTTGTAGACATTCATGTACAATCCTTTGCTTCTTGCCCATTCTGCATCGTAAAAACTGTTGGCATCAATGGCTATTTGCGACATGCCACTCAACCCTAATTTACGTTCTACGGCTGGCCCAACCACAAACGGTCCGATTCCGACATTGAGTTCACTTAATTTGATCGATGCAAATTTTGAAGCCATGCAATAATCTACCGCAGAAGCCAATCCTACTCCGCCGCCAACGGTTTTTCCTTGTACACGACCAATGATGAATTTTGGACATTTGCGCATCGCATTGATAACGTTTGCAAATCCTGAAAAGAAGATTCTTCCTGTTTCTGCATCGTTGATATTGATCAGTTCTTTAAAGCTTGCACCTGCACAGAACGTTCTATCACGTCCACTTTTGAGCACAATAACTTTGATATCATCATTCGTTCCTGCATCTGTAATCGTTTGTGCTAATTTGGCTAAAATATCACCTGGCAACGAGTTGTGTGCTGGATGAAAAAATTCGATGGTAGCGACACCGTTTTCTATGTTTTGTTTTACATATGGATCTGTCATATTCTTAGGTATTAGTAGTGAGCCGTTGGTATTGAGACTCGCTACTTTTGTTGATTTTTTTACTTTTTTATGATACGTCTTTGCGAGAATTTTAAAAATTCGTGGCAATCTGTTTATTTCATAGGCTATTCGTTCTATGATTTTGGCAGATTACTTCGTCATACTTTCTCGTAATGATGTTTCAAAATTTCTCACTACTCAATTCTCAAAGCTCAGTACTAGTTACTATAAAAGTCCAAATTGTTCAAAATGGTGACAGAAGTGCTTCGTATTCATCAAACTCCATTCAAATTTATCCAAATGCCCGAAGACTGCATTTTTCGTTGTTGCTTCTGGATTTTCTTTGAAATAAGCTTCAAATTCGTCGTAGGCTTCTAGTAATTTTGTTTTGGCTTCCGCCAGATGTTCGTAACGTGCTTGCGACATCACTTTTTCTAGCAACTTTGGTGCATCGTAGTTTTTTGGCATTGGAGTGTGATTGTACAAGGTTTCCTGTACTTTCTCCAAAATCTTTTCAGGTGTTTCGATGTCAAAATCTTGGATTTCCCCAGAAGCAACTCGTAACGAATATTCTAAATGTTCTACCATTTGCTGCGGCGACATAGTTCCCCAAGCGGGTTTTGTGTCTTCTGTAAGTTTGCTTAGATAGTTTTGAACCGTCTTTTTGTTGATCGTTTTGAATGGATTTTTCTTTTGAACCATTGTCAAAATCGTCGCAATCGCAACCAATTCATCTTCTTGATCAAACACCTCAACAAACCATTTTACGATGCCGCTTGGCAATTCTTTTCCGCGTGAATCACGATCTATTTTTTCTTTACAGGTCAATCGTACATATACCGTATCATTGTGGTAAATTGGACGTAAGAAACGACATTCTTCCAATCCGTAATTTGCCGCTACTGGACCTTTGTTTGGATAGACAAATAATCCTGCTGCTGCAGAAATGATAAAGTATCCGTGCGCCGTTCGCTTTTCAAAAATACTTCCATCTAACGAAGTAATGTCTGTATGTGCGTAAAAATGATCCCAAGTCAAATTCCCAAAGTTGATAATATCGGTATCTGTAATGGTGCGTTTGTGTGTTTTGAGCGACATTCCTGCTTCGATATCTTCCCAGTGGTATGCGAATGGATGTTTGTCAGTTTCTTTATAGTTGGCATTTGCCTGATAGATTCCTGTGACTTCCGTAAGTGTAGTTGGTGAACCTTGAATGGCACAACGTTGCATGTAATGTTTAATGCCTCGTATTCCTCCCATTTCTTCGCCGCCGCCAGCACGTCCTGGACCTCCATGCACCAATAAAGGTAAGGGTGAACCGTGACCTGTACTTTGTTTTGCCATATCGCGATTTCCTACTAAGATTCTTCCGTGATGCGACGCTGCTCCCACTACATATTCTTTGGCTTTTTTATCGTCATTTGTGAAGATGGAAGATACTAGTGAGCCTTTCCCCATTTGAGCCAATTCGATAGCTTCGTCCATGTTTTTGTAGGGCATGATCGTACTTACAGGTCCGAAAGCTTCAATTTCATGGACTGCTGTGTTTTTGAATGGATTGTTTTCTCTGAGTAAGATGGGACTGAGGAATGCACCTTTTTCGCCATCAGCACCCACAGCATCAATCGTATCTAAAGTTCCGTAGACGATATCGGCAGTTTGGGCTAGTTTAGACACTTGATCTTTTACCGTTTGTACTTGCGTTTTGTTGATCAATGCGCCCATGCGAACCTCTTTCAGTCTTGGATCGCCAATGGTTACTTTACTCAATTGTTTTCCAAGCGCGATTTGTACATCTTCCACTAGATTTCCTGGAACGATGATTCTTCGAATTGCGGTACATTTTTGACCTGTTTTTACGGTCATTTCTTTTCGAACTTCTTTGATGAATAGCTCAAATTCTGGTGTTCCTGGCACGGCATCTTCTCCTAAGACAGAACAGTTTAAGGAATCGGCTTCCATGGTGAATGGAACTGCTTCTTGTGTGAGTCGCGGATGTGCTTTTAAGATGCGACCTGTATGCGCAGAACCTGTAAAGGTTACCACATCTTGCGATTCAACCGTGTCTAAGATAGATTTTGTCATTCCGCTCAATAACTGCAATGCACCTTCTGGCAAGATTCCGGAATCTACAATGATTCTTACTACGGCTTCAGTAAGGTATGCTGTTTGTGGTGCTGGTAATACGACTGCAGCCATTCCTGCCATCCAATTGACGGCACATTTTTCTAGCATTCCCCAAACTGGGAAGTTGAAGGCGTTGATATGCACGGCTACTCCGCGTTTTGGCACGAGAATGTGATGTGCCATGAATCGTCCACCACGAGAAAGATCGATTGGGTCGCCTTCTACGTGAAAGGGTTGATTTGGAAAGAGTTTTCGTAACGAAGCATTCGCAAACAGGTTTCCGAATCCGCCTTCGATATCGATCCAACTGTCTACACGTGTGGCACCTGTTTTGTAACTGATTTCGTAGAATTGTTCTTTTCGTTTGTTGAGATATAACGCTAGTTTTTTGAGCATGTTTCCACGCTCTTGAAAGGTCATTTTACGAAGTTTTTCACCGCCTTTGGTTCTTCCGTATTGCAAGGCTGACGGAATATCGAGTCCTTCCGTAGTTGCAAACCCAATGGTTTCTCCTGTGACGGCATCAAACATTGGAGAACCTTCTCCTGTTCCTTGCGTCCATTGTCCGTTGATATAGCTTTGTAGAATCATTTTGTTGTTTTTTGTTGTTGGTTGTCGGTTTTTGGTTGTGTGTTGGTCGCTACGCTCTTGTTTTTTTTTGTTGATTCGTTTATTTTAAATTGACTCGAATTGCACTTTGAAACTTCTCAATACGCAATACTAAACTCTCAATTCTAGTTTCCAATTTTCGTTGGAAGTTCCGCGTTAGCGATTGAGGCGGCATCCTTTTTTGCTTTGAGCAGATTGCCAAAACAATTTACAAATTTGTCTCACAATGACCGAATTTTAAAAAAGATATAGCCGAAAGCGCGACCGCAAAAGTTCACTTCGAGTGCCTCAGTGAACTTTTGGGGGAACGCCCAAATTATTTTACCTATTTACATTTTCAATGATGGCTGCATAGCCTTGTCCGACACCGATACACATGGTGATGAGCGCATAACGCTTGCCCGTTTCCTGCAATTGCAATGCCGCAGAATACGCAATACGCGTTCCTGTAACGCCGAGTGGATGTCCGATCGCAATAGCGCCACCATTTGGATTGATTCGCGCGTCGTCGTCTGCCAATCCCCATGCGCGAATGCAAGCTAAACTTTGTGCTGCAAAGGCTTCATTGAGTTCTATAATGTCCATATCGTTCATGGTTAATCCCGCTTTTTCAAGTGCTTTGTTGGACGCATTTACAGGGCCAATTCCCATGATACGCGGTTCCACACCTACAACCGCCGAACTCACGATGCGCGCCATCGGTTTGAGATTGTATCTTTTGACAGCCGCTTCGGAAGCAATGATCGTTGCAGCCGCGCCGTCGTTGAGTCCAGAAGCATTTCCTGCGGTAACGCTTCCACCTTCTTTTTTGAATGCAGCTCTTAGTTTGGCTAAGATTTCTGGTGTTGTGGTTGGTTTTATGAATTCATCTTGATTGAAAATGATCGGATCTTTTTTACGTTGTGGGATTTCCACAGCGACAATTTCTTTGGCTAAGCGTCCAGATGTTTGCGCTTTGGTTGCTTTCATTTGACTTCTGTACGCAAATGCATCTTGATCTTCGCGTGAGATGTTGTATTTTTCTACGAGATTTTCTGCTGTGACGCCCATTCCGTCCGTACCATACGCAGCGTGCATTTTTGGATTGATGAATCGCCATCCAAAACTTGTGTCGTACATTTTAGCATCGGTTCCGAAAGCGCTAGATGGTTTTGCAATTGCGTACGGTCCGCGTGTCATGTTTTCCACGCCGCCTGCAATGAATAGATCGCCGTCACCAGCTTTGATCGCGCGATTTGCGTGAATGATGGCAGAGAGTCCAGAACTACACAATCTGTTGACTGTTTCGCCAGGAACTGTGTGTGGCAATCCTGCTAATAGTGACGACATGCGTGCTACATTCCGATTGTCTTCACCTGCTTGATTGGCACAACCGATGATGACATCGTCATACGCGTCTTTTGGAATGTTTGGATTGCGATCCGTCACTTCTTTGATGACCAATGCGCCTAAATCGTCTACACGTGTGGTTGCCAATGATCCTTTGAATTTTCCTATGGGAGTTCTGACTCCGTCTATGATGTATGATTCCATGCTTGAAATGCTAAATTTTAAATGCTAAATTTTAAATATAAAAGTGGTTGGTATTGCTTCTATTTAAAATTTTTGCTCTTTGTTTCTTGTTTAATGTAAAATGTAAAACTCTAAATATAAAATGTTAAAGTGTCGTTTGGATTATTAAATCCTATTTAGTGTTTTCTTATTTATATATTAGTTTTTGTTTGATGTTTTTATACTTGTTGTAAAGATAGCTACTAATTCGCTGCACTCTTTTTGATTTTTTTCAAACTCAATCTTGTTATTTACTAAGTTTGCTTCTACCATAATTTCCATATTCACTTGAGATTCTCGTAATTCTTTTAGACATATTTTCATTTTATGAATGAAATCTCTCTTTGACTCAGCCGATTGAGCTTCTCCATAGTTTAACGCTGCTGAAGTTGACGAACGAATCAATTGTTTTATTAAATGCTCAGATGCATATTCTTTTTTTAAAGCAGAAGAATTGACGATAACATTTGCTGAAAATTTCACCAAACGTTTTTGTAAGTCATATTGTTTCTTTTTTTCCACTTTTACATTTTTTATTTTAAATTTTACATTTAGAGTTTATGTCCAATCTTTTTGAGTTCGATACACAACGCCTTTGAATAATGCAATGAGTTCGTCGCCACGTTTGACTTCGATGATGTTGAAACCGAGTTTGTTTTTTACTTTTTCTATGACTGATTCTGCTACTATATAATCTCCTTCTTCTAGCGCTTCTATATGATTGATCGACGTTTCAATAGAAACCGCATATTTTCCATGTGTGTTTGCAGCAAAACCAAATGCTGTGTCTGCCAACGAATAACTGATGCCGCCATGTGCTTTACCCATACTGTTGAGCATGTCTTTTTTGACCGTTAACCCAACTTTACATCTTCCTATTTCACATTCTAAAATTTCAATTCCGAGCCATGTACTGAATGGATCGAGACTGAGCATTTTGTGGGGTATTTTTTCTCCTTGCATGTTTTGAATTATAAATGTTGAATGCTAAATTTTAAATTATAGTCATCTTACATTTTATTTTTTATTGTTATAAATTGTTGTTGTCTGTCTTATTGATTTTGTCTCTAATATTTTATTTAATTCATCTTCATTATCACATTCAATTAGCAATCCTACATTTCTAGTTTTTATTTCAATATAACCAGTAGACATTGGAAGAGTAAAGTAATCAACAGCAATAACTTTTCTGATCAACGTTTCACCTTCAATTTCAAATTCTATATAATTTCCAGTTTCTAATTCTCCATAATATTTTACATCAATAATTCCTGTTAATACAAGTCCTTTTGCTACTTTAAACTTATCTTCTATTTGTACATTTAAAAGCTTTTCCATTAAAAAAAAGTCTTCCCATTTCTTAGCATTTTCCTAAGCAATGAAGAACAACGATAACGATCTTCATGGTATTCGTCGTATAAAGCATCTAAAGTTTGCACACACCAATCGATTCCTTTTTCATCTGCCCAAGCTAATAGTCCTTTTGGATAGTTTACTCCTTTAGTCATGGCGTTGTCTATGTCTTCTGCGGAAGCGATATTTAAGAATAAAGCGTCTGCTGCTTCGTTGATGAGCATGACTAAAACGCGGTTGAATATTTGTTGTGATAATTCACTATTATGAGATTCTGCATTTCGACTCCGCTCAATGTCAGCGCTCAACGTGATACGTTTTCCGTTTTCATCGTAGTCGTAATAGCCTTTTCCTGTTTTTCTTCCGAGATATCCTGCTTCTGATAAGCGTTTTTGAGTGAATGATGGTTTGTATCTTGAGTCAAAATAGAATGCTGTAAATACGGTTTCGGTTACGGTGTAGTTTACGTCGTTTCCTATGAAATCCATGAGTTCAAAAGGTCCCATACGGAATTTACCGAGTGTTTTTAAAGCATTGTCAATGGTTTCAAAGTCTGCAATTCCTTCTTCATAGATTCGTAAAGATTCTCCGTAAAAAGGTCGTGCCACTCTGTTTACAATGAATCCTGGGGTGTCTTTTGCTACAGCAACTACTTTTTTCCAATCGGCAATGGTTTTAGTTGCTTTGTCTACTACTTCTTTTGAGGTTTGAATGGCAGGAATCACCTCAACTAGTTTCATTAATGGTGCTGGATTGAAGAAGTGAATTCCGATGCAGCGTTCAGGCTTTTGCAATGCTGAAGCGATAGAGGCAATAGACAATGACGACGTATTGGAAGCAATGATTGCTTCTTCAGAAAGATAGGTTTCTAGTTCTGAAAATACTTTTTGTTTGATGTCTAGATTTTCAACAATGGCTTCAATGGTTATATCAGAATCTCCCAACTCTTTGAGTGTATTGACATAGGAAATGTTTTCTTGAATACGTTCTTTTTCAGCTTCGTCAATACGTCCTTTTTGAATGAGACGATTTAGTATTTTTTCTAAAGCGGCTTTACTTTTGTCTAAAGCGGTTTGTTTGGTGTCGTATAGTTTGACCATGCATCCTGCGGTTGATGCGACTTGTGCAATTCCACTTCCCATGGTTCCTGAGCCTATTATTCCTACGTTTTTAATCATAAATTATAAATGTTAAATTATAAATGTTAAATGTCTATATATTCACCTTTTACATTTACTATTTAAACTTTTAGATTTTGCGGTTTGATATTTTATTTCCCTTTAAAATTAGGTAGACGTTTTTCAACAAATGAAGCAACACCTTCGCGGTAGTCTTCTGATTCGCTCGCTTCTATTTGATGTTTTGATTCTAACGCAAGTTGTGATTCTAAATCGTTACTTAATGATTGATTCAGTACTTTTTTAGTTAACCCAAGAGCTTTTGTGGGCATTTTTGCGAGTTTTTCCGCCAAAGCGGTTACATCGTCTTTGAACGTTTCTAGCGGCAATATTTTGTATAACATTCCTAAGCGTTCTGCTTCTACTGCG harbors:
- a CDS encoding GEVED domain-containing protein, whose translation is MRGKLPLTLILFCLISVNLQAQCPGISSNACTTAAPTVIGSSITCTPPSTQGGRRNFRVTNMIAGATYRISNCGSGFDTQMTIRDAAGNFVAFNDDNGPACNGTAASIDFVPATTGDYRIHLNRYNFATTNALNGDIVVTLLSNGASAPTNDNCANAIPLTVNGPTCTTSTTATTLYATQSIGAISCNGFSGNADDDVWFSFVATATDLDITVTPGTLSDAVIDLRSGACNGTNIDCADASTGSSTERISATGLTIGNTYYVRVYSYGGFGDGTFDICITTPSLINCQPTTDTPSRMYIEEVSFLGTLEDVTNTASGFSTGYQDHTGLSTLARQVEGEGINVFVEAPFRCTWKAWVDWNQDDIFDEATEEVYNSNFISTTTTTFGFVIPLGTAAGDYKIRIRNYTGYDYSIGNYNNSYDFNPCENFVNTGFTIDQFGEAEDYLFTVEPFCDALIDTITEGETCGTGTVDLSVTASFSGFKRFRWYDAETGGTMLAETNNGNWTTPSISTTTTYYVTAYNGTCESWVREPIVAKFNPVPTVNITPDINNRVVCGENDMLEISVSGDVEDVFLIDEDFESGTLGDFTNVFIVDNGATINAKTAWQAQTSTFVPAEQVWFPAISSGFGSDQFVICNSDVGADGSGTSYTTHNALQSTTSYDTTNFVNLSLSFDCYYSHYLEDGNGATNDYFTVEVSTDGTNWTAVTADIVADVGIGTRFDNLSYDLSAYINEPTVSIRIRFFGIWVDGMAVDNIQLFGDKDVTAVDWTTTPSGIIDLYIDTDNDNIGDTPYVSGSYETVYAMPTLAQLEEADYSFTIDANLANGCGAVSSNFNVTNKTRIFDSTVDAWGNAANWAQNVVPTSDDCVIIKDNGLTVDTRASGIGLAKNITVKNGAYLEMATGSSITVTDWINVEAGGTFHVRNGANLIQVTDVTSNNNTGEINMDRTPSSVNPFDYIYWSSAVEGFDVADVSPGTQPFYIYQWQPTVSGNGVGGYGEWQSASGNMGIGNGYIIQGISGTSVANTAEFVGRPNNGIINTTVTRGTYTGADYPGGGSTIATALDDNWNLVGNPYPSAISADAFIAANASVITDDTNPSTITGTVYLWRHLSSPSDAYDDPFYSGYAYNYNEDDYIQYNSTGSNPAGFNGNIASGQAFFVLMDDAAPTTSTIQFNNSMRGVAYTNDQFYRSDDEVAVQFENSSETSTSTTNTIEKNRIWLDIISPNNTASSTLIGYITGASDAHDRLFDGNNFSAAATNIYSLIGNEQMSIQGRSVPFNDTDQVPLGVKIAQSGNYTIAINAVDGLFENTNQEIYLEDTYTNTEHNLRLTPYTFYSENGEFEDRFILKYVAVSNTTLGVDEFNTNTGIVITTGENQIKVHAYNSQIEEITIHNILGKRLIHRSNIRTEVYDITNLKPTNSTLIVKVVLENGKQKIQKVIY
- a CDS encoding enoyl-CoA hydratase/isomerase family protein, producing the protein MTDPYVKQNIENGVATIEFFHPAHNSLPGDILAKLAQTITDAGTNDDIKVIVLKSGRDRTFCAGASFKELININDAETGRIFFSGFANVINAMRKCPKFIIGRVQGKTVGGGVGLASAVDYCMASKFASIKLSELNVGIGPFVVGPAVERKLGLSGMSQIAIDANSFYDAEWARSKGLYMNVYNSNEELDEAVTAFANHLCTYNPEAMAEMKKAFWKGTEDWDTLLAERAAISGRLVLSDFTKETLKRFA
- the paaZ gene encoding phenylacetic acid degradation bifunctional protein PaaZ, whose product is MILQSYINGQWTQGTGEGSPMFDAVTGETIGFATTEGLDIPSALQYGRTKGGEKLRKMTFQERGNMLKKLALYLNKRKEQFYEISYKTGATRVDSWIDIEGGFGNLFANASLRKLFPNQPFHVEGDPIDLSRGGRFMAHHILVPKRGVAVHINAFNFPVWGMLEKCAVNWMAGMAAVVLPAPQTAYLTEAVVRIIVDSGILPEGALQLLSGMTKSILDTVESQDVVTFTGSAHTGRILKAHPRLTQEAVPFTMEADSLNCSVLGEDAVPGTPEFELFIKEVRKEMTVKTGQKCTAIRRIIVPGNLVEDVQIALGKQLSKVTIGDPRLKEVRMGALINKTQVQTVKDQVSKLAQTADIVYGTLDTIDAVGADGEKGAFLSPILLRENNPFKNTAVHEIEAFGPVSTIMPYKNMDEAIELAQMGKGSLVSSIFTNDDKKAKEYVVGAASHHGRILVGNRDMAKQSTGHGSPLPLLVHGGPGRAGGGEEMGGIRGIKHYMQRCAIQGSPTTLTEVTGIYQANANYKETDKHPFAYHWEDIEAGMSLKTHKRTITDTDIINFGNLTWDHFYAHTDITSLDGSIFEKRTAHGYFIISAAAGLFVYPNKGPVAANYGLEECRFLRPIYHNDTVYVRLTCKEKIDRDSRGKELPSGIVKWFVEVFDQEDELVAIATILTMVQKKNPFKTINKKTVQNYLSKLTEDTKPAWGTMSPQQMVEHLEYSLRVASGEIQDFDIETPEKILEKVQETLYNHTPMPKNYDAPKLLEKVMSQARYEHLAEAKTKLLEAYDEFEAYFKENPEATTKNAVFGHLDKFEWSLMNTKHFCHHFEQFGLL
- the pcaF gene encoding 3-oxoadipyl-CoA thiolase, with product MESYIIDGVRTPIGKFKGSLATTRVDDLGALVIKEVTDRNPNIPKDAYDDVIIGCANQAGEDNRNVARMSSLLAGLPHTVPGETVNRLCSSGLSAIIHANRAIKAGDGDLFIAGGVENMTRGPYAIAKPSSAFGTDAKMYDTSFGWRFINPKMHAAYGTDGMGVTAENLVEKYNISREDQDAFAYRSQMKATKAQTSGRLAKEIVAVEIPQRKKDPIIFNQDEFIKPTTTPEILAKLRAAFKKEGGSVTAGNASGLNDGAAATIIASEAAVKRYNLKPMARIVSSAVVGVEPRIMGIGPVNASNKALEKAGLTMNDMDIIELNEAFAAQSLACIRAWGLADDDARINPNGGAIAIGHPLGVTGTRIAYSAALQLQETGKRYALITMCIGVGQGYAAIIENVNR
- a CDS encoding four helix bundle protein, which produces MEKKKQYDLQKRLVKFSANVIVNSSALKKEYASEHLIKQLIRSSTSAALNYGEAQSAESKRDFIHKMKICLKELRESQVNMEIMVEANLVNNKIEFEKNQKECSELVAIFTTSIKTSNKN
- a CDS encoding PaaI family thioesterase; this encodes MQGEKIPHKMLSLDPFSTWLGIEILECEIGRCKVGLTVKKDMLNSMGKAHGGISYSLADTAFGFAANTHGKYAVSIETSINHIEALEEGDYIVAESVIEKVKNKLGFNIIEVKRGDELIALFKGVVYRTQKDWT
- a CDS encoding 3-hydroxyacyl-CoA dehydrogenase NAD-binding domain-containing protein, encoding MIKNVGIIGSGTMGSGIAQVASTAGCMVKLYDTKQTALDKSKAALEKILNRLIQKGRIDEAEKERIQENISYVNTLKELGDSDITIEAIVENLDIKQKVFSELETYLSEEAIIASNTSSLSIASIASALQKPERCIGIHFFNPAPLMKLVEVIPAIQTSKEVVDKATKTIADWKKVVAVAKDTPGFIVNRVARPFYGESLRIYEEGIADFETIDNALKTLGKFRMGPFELMDFIGNDVNYTVTETVFTAFYFDSRYKPSFTQKRLSEAGYLGRKTGKGYYDYDENGKRITLSADIERSRNAESHNSELSQQIFNRVLVMLINEAADALFLNIASAEDIDNAMTKGVNYPKGLLAWADEKGIDWCVQTLDALYDEYHEDRYRCSSLLRKMLRNGKTFF